Below is a window of Deltaproteobacteria bacterium HGW-Deltaproteobacteria-6 DNA.
GCCGTCAGCCTGCAAAAAAAGACCTTTCTTGCCGGAGACGGCGCCGGTGAAGGCCCCTTTTTCAAAACCGAACAGTTCACTTTCCAGCAGCGTTTCCGGAATGGCCGCGCAGTTAAGAGAGACAAAAGGCTTATCCTTCCGGTCGCTCAACTGGTGCAGCGCGCGGGCGATCATTCCTTTTCCGGTTCCGCTCTCGCCGCTGATGAAGATATTGGAATGGGACTGGGCCGCCAGAGCCGCCGTTTCAAAAACCTGTTTCATCACGTCGCTGTGGCCGATGATGCCCTGAATACCATGATCCTTGTGGATCATGCTTCTTAGTCTTTTGACCTCCCGCGAAAGAAAGGATTTCTCAATGCCGTTTTTGATCTGCAGGAGCAGCTCCCGGTAGTCGAAAGGCTTGGTCAGATAGATATAAGCCCCCTGTTTCATGGCTTCCACCGCACTTTCAATCGTCCCGTGAGCGGTCAGGATGATGATGGGGAGATCGCGATCCACCTCCAGGATATTCTTCATGAGGTCAATTCCGGTGCCGCCGGAGAATTTCATATCGAGAATCGCCAGATCGTATTCGTTCTTTAGCGCCAGGGCTTTGGCCGTTGCAATATCCGAAGCGGTTTCCACCTGATACCCTTCGGATTCCAGCCTCATTTTCAACACTTTTAAAATATTCAAGTCATCGTCTGCAATCAGGAGTCTGTTCATCATGGACCTCATTATTTTCCTGTAAACGGCATTGGCAGGAAGGTAATTTCCGCTGTATCACATCCGGTCATCCTTCCTGTTTTCTAAGATAACGGCCGGTGTTCTGTCCGGCAATGCTGTATAAAATTCCCCTTCATCACTCGGGCCTCTGCCCGGGCCGTATGCTGTAGGGAAATGTTTTTTTCCTCTCGTTTAAATTAATATCCACTTCTTTGAGCTGTTCCAACTGCTGTTCGAGCTTTTCGATCTGTCTGCGCTGCGCGTTCACTCTCTTGTCCGCGCCGGCAATATCGGCAATCAGGGCAACAAAGGTGTCGCCGGTCCTCCGGTAGCGGCTTTGCGGATAATCAGCGGCAAGCCGCTGAAAATATTCCAGAGCTTTGGAATAATCCTTTTGCCTGTTTAGCGGCAGCAGATAAATCATTCCCAACTGAAACAAAGCCCGGTCGCCAACCTGCGGATAGCGGCTGAGGATCTGTTCGTATCGGACGGCGGCCGCGCTGAAATTTCCCTGCCCGGTCTCATCTTCAGCCTGTGAAAAATCCGGCCCGGTGACTGCCTTTTCGTAAAGGTGCGTGCACCCGGATACGAGAACCGTCGTTATGATGACAAGGGCAAGGAGAAGGTAAAAGTGCTTCCCCCTCCTATTTTGCTGACTACCCATATGCGACCTCCATGTGTATTGATGATATGCCGGACAATGGCCAATCCCAGTCCGGTGCCCCGGATCGCGCCCCGGCGGTCGTCGACCCGTTTGAATTTTTCAAATACCTGCCGCAACCCGTCTTCGGGAATGCCCATTCCGGTATCGGTTACGGAAATTTCCAGTTCGCCCTTTTCACGATTATGAACAGCGGAAAGGGTAATGGTTCCTCCGGGCGGCGTGTATTTCCAGGCATTGCTCAACAAGTTTTCCAGAACTTCTTCTATTCTCTCGACATCCATCCGCAGTTCAGGAATATCCGGGGGGATGTCCCGGATGATGTTCATTTTCTTGTTCTGCATCAGCGGTGAAAACTTGGCGATGCTTTTTTCGATGACCGGGTAAATCGCTGCGTGCTGAAAAGAAAAATACATATCTCCGGCTTCCATGCGGGAGAAGTCAAGTATCCGGTTAACGGACGATATCAGCCTTTCGCATTCCTCCTTGATCACGTTGAATAATTCTTCCTGCTTTTCAGGAAATCTGGCAAAGACGCCCTGCTGGAGCATCAGCGACGCTTCCTTGATAACGGTTAAAGGCGTTCGCAGTTCATGGGACAAATGACTGATGTAATCAATCTTGATCTGATCCAGTTCCTTTAACCGTTCGGACATGACGTTAAACGCATTTGCCAATTCCCGGATTTCGGGCGGAGAGGATATTTCCACAGCCTCACCGAATTTTCCGGAGGCAATATCTCTTGTTCTTTCTCTCAGGAGCCTGATCGGCAAATTGATCTTTCGCGCATTAATATAGGTGATGATGAGGACCAGAAAAATAACAATGCTGATCGAAATGATATTGATGCCGAGAATCCGCGTCGCTATTTCCCGGGACTCCTGCAATTTTCTGTCACGGTCGCCCGTGGAACGAATCAGGAGATTGCGCAACAGCCGATCGACTGGCCTGGTAATTTCTTCCCTCATCTTTTTATAATGCCGGCGTTTTTCGGTTTGCAGCTGAGCGCCTGCGGGCGGTTTCCGTTCTTTCAGCAGGGCGTCGAACCGGATCAGAAATTTTTCAACGTCGCCAAGCAGGTTTCTTTTTTCCCGGGTGTCGGCCAAACCGGATAACTGAGTCACATCCTGATGGAAATCATTTTTGATCTGGCTGAATTGCCGGCGGTAGTCGGGATCTCCGGATATCAGATATTTGTCATCGGCGGCGGTCATCCGGTAGAGATCATCCAGCGCGACTTCAACAATTTTTATCATGCGCGAATCATGCTGGATGGCTGATTCAATGAGGTTGTTGAGGTTATGCAGATAAATGATCGTATAGATGCTGATCATGCCGACAAGCAGGATAATCAGAATATTGCTGATAATCAATCTGTTGAAAATAGTCAGTTTCAGTATCCGGGCCTCCCGATGCAAAATCACTTAAAAGTATAATCATCTTTAAGCCCGAAAGCAAATTTTGAAAGGCCCGCAACAGCCGGAACAGGAACTGCATCCCCGGCACCGGCATTCCTGTCAGCCGTTGCAGTCTCTCTTTCCGGTCAGGGAATGTCAATATTTCCGGTATGATGCCGCAGCAGTTGTTTGGAAAACGGCAAGAATGGAAAAAGCCCGCTTCATCCCTTTTATTTCTGAATAGCTCCTCGATGCCAGTGGAGATGAATATGCCGCTCAACAAAGTTTCATCATCAGGCGCGCGATGCCGAAGTCGCCGTAGGTTGTCTCGAATTCAGGATCGCGTTTTTCATCCACATAGCGGAAACCGGCTTTTTCATAGGCCCGGCGCGCGGGGGTGTTATTGATCAGCACGCTGATCTGTGCGGTTTGGCAGCCTTGCGTCCTGCCCTTTGCCAGGATTTCCTGAAGGAGCAGATTCATCATGCCCTGTCTTCTGGCTTCCGGCATGGCTGCCACGCTCTCCACAATCCAGACGCCTGAAACTTCGGTGGACATGCAGCTCACAAAAGGCGCCAGACGCCGGAAAGCTTCTTTGAGGTTGGCTTTGGTCCAGCCGATTTCACCGCAAGCCTCCGGAAGAATCTGAACAAAGTATTTC
It encodes the following:
- a CDS encoding two-component system response regulator GlrR (with GlrK is part of a two-component signal transduction system regulating glmY), producing the protein MNRLLIADDDLNILKVLKMRLESEGYQVETASDIATAKALALKNEYDLAILDMKFSGGTGIDLMKNILEVDRDLPIIILTAHGTIESAVEAMKQGAYIYLTKPFDYRELLLQIKNGIEKSFLSREVKRLRSMIHKDHGIQGIIGHSDVMKQVFETAALAAQSHSNIFISGESGTGKGMIARALHQLSDRKDKPFVSLNCAAIPETLLESELFGFEKGAFTGAVSGKKGLFLQADGGMIFLDEISEIPLSMQGKLLKALDEKEFYPLGAQKPVKVDIRIVSASNKDIEKEVAEGNFRQDLFYRIHVIPIKMPPLRDRREDIPLLVDHFLAKCAAAMNKQIKDITPQALQKIIIHSWPGNVRELENVIECAVAMARDDMINEDMVVINQKADETTFRPFRESKQDFERNYLIELMKISKGNISQAAKLAGKYRADLYALLEKYQLNPLDYRKD